From the genome of Nodosilinea sp. PGN35, one region includes:
- a CDS encoding GNAT family N-acetyltransferase, protein MGFWKSLFVGSDGAASGEIRSASTVLEALPEPGEGSTIVFSTDRDLDLYELEELCNAVGWARRPIRKVKKAIQHSYLVVTMWEQRGSRRRLVGFSRATSDHAFNATIWDVVVHPDFQGRGLGKELMRQLIKKLRSEDISNVTLFADPQVVEFYKGLGFMPDPEGIKGMFWYPD, encoded by the coding sequence ATGGGTTTTTGGAAAAGTCTTTTTGTCGGATCTGATGGCGCTGCGTCCGGGGAGATCAGGTCGGCCAGTACCGTCCTGGAGGCCCTGCCTGAGCCTGGGGAAGGGTCAACCATTGTGTTTAGCACCGATCGCGACCTCGACCTCTACGAACTCGAAGAGCTGTGCAACGCCGTGGGCTGGGCTCGTCGCCCCATTCGCAAAGTTAAGAAAGCCATTCAGCACAGCTACCTAGTGGTCACCATGTGGGAGCAGCGCGGCTCGCGCCGCCGCCTGGTGGGGTTTTCCCGCGCCACCTCCGACCACGCCTTCAACGCCACCATCTGGGACGTGGTCGTGCATCCCGACTTCCAGGGGCGCGGGCTGGGCAAAGAACTCATGCGCCAGCTGATCAAAAAACTGCGCAGCGAAGACATCAGCAATGTCACCCTGTTTGCCGACCCCCAGGTAGTCGAGTTTTATAAGGGTCTGGGCTTTATGCCCGACCCCGAAGGCATTAAAGGCATGTTCTGGTACCCCGACTAG
- a CDS encoding cupredoxin domain-containing protein has product MGQQPVGRQRRWARLGASLGAIALVMALGLMLGASGAIASPAPPETVAIHLGSVAGDLRFEPDQLSFRAGQRYRLVLDNPSPEKHYFTAKDFADGLWTQKVQAGGVEVKGAIHELELKPGATAEWVFVPERPGTYALHCAIAGHAEAGMVGQLEIEAAGQG; this is encoded by the coding sequence ATGGGGCAGCAACCGGTGGGACGACAGCGGCGCTGGGCAAGGTTGGGGGCGAGTTTGGGCGCGATCGCGCTGGTGATGGCCCTGGGTTTGATGCTGGGAGCCAGCGGCGCGATCGCCTCCCCCGCCCCCCCAGAGACCGTCGCCATTCACCTGGGCAGTGTGGCGGGCGACCTGCGGTTTGAGCCCGACCAGCTCAGCTTCAGAGCGGGCCAGCGCTACCGCCTGGTGCTCGACAACCCCAGCCCCGAAAAGCACTATTTCACCGCCAAAGACTTTGCCGACGGCCTCTGGACTCAAAAAGTGCAGGCGGGCGGGGTAGAGGTCAAGGGGGCAATCCACGAGCTAGAGCTAAAGCCGGGGGCCACCGCCGAGTGGGTGTTTGTGCCCGAGCGCCCCGGCACCTACGCGCTGCACTGCGCGATCGCAGGCCACGCCGAGGCCGGCATGGTAGGACAGCTTGAGATTGAAGCGGCGGGCCAGGGGTGA
- a CDS encoding hybrid sensor histidine kinase/response regulator, whose amino-acid sequence MPPDFSKDSFAILAVDDSPDNLFLIESILDDPDYRMTCVESGQAALEVVRQTPPPDLILLDVMMPGLDGYAVTQKIRSDTTLPYIPILLITAHDQSSLVQGLDAGADDFIRKPVDVNELRARVRSLLRLKRSMDGQANMIRQRDDFVARLTHDLRTPLVAANRMLKLCQGDAFGPMPEDGKAALATIVDSNRHLLSMVNTLLEVYRHEAGHKALTLSPVNLLKLAETVVTELAPMGTEKSLTTALCRSDRVDVARPAAPAPAPDNGATAALSSGGMGLDDSAFTVAGDHLELRRVITNLIGNAIKFTDTGSITVTVGTATDLPPEVDVPDQHRDGAASPLENRPWVWLSVADTGIGIPADEQAGVFEWFRQGNHARAGHGLGLHLSQRIARLHGGIIALSSAVGRGSCFTLYLPQIDLPG is encoded by the coding sequence ATGCCTCCGGACTTTTCCAAGGATTCTTTCGCCATTCTGGCCGTAGACGATTCTCCAGACAATCTATTCCTGATCGAATCGATTTTGGATGACCCCGACTACCGCATGACCTGTGTGGAGAGTGGCCAGGCGGCGTTGGAGGTGGTACGCCAGACCCCTCCTCCGGATCTGATTTTGCTCGATGTGATGATGCCGGGGCTCGACGGCTATGCGGTTACCCAAAAGATTCGCAGCGATACGACCCTGCCCTACATTCCCATTTTGCTGATTACCGCCCACGATCAGTCAAGCCTGGTGCAGGGGCTTGACGCTGGGGCGGACGATTTTATTCGCAAGCCCGTCGATGTCAACGAGCTGCGGGCTAGGGTGCGATCGCTGTTGCGCCTCAAGCGCAGTATGGATGGCCAGGCTAACATGATTCGCCAGCGGGACGACTTTGTGGCTCGCCTTACCCACGATCTGCGCACGCCGCTGGTAGCCGCCAACCGCATGCTCAAGCTGTGCCAGGGCGATGCCTTTGGCCCCATGCCCGAGGACGGTAAAGCGGCGCTGGCCACCATTGTGGACAGCAACCGCCACCTGCTCAGCATGGTCAATACCCTGCTCGAGGTTTACCGCCACGAGGCCGGTCACAAGGCCCTGACCCTGTCGCCGGTCAATCTGCTCAAGCTGGCCGAAACCGTAGTGACGGAGCTGGCTCCCATGGGTACCGAGAAATCGCTCACAACGGCGCTCTGCCGATCCGACCGGGTAGATGTAGCCCGCCCCGCAGCCCCAGCCCCAGCTCCTGACAACGGTGCCACCGCCGCACTGTCGTCCGGCGGGATGGGGCTGGACGACAGTGCGTTTACCGTGGCGGGCGACCACCTGGAGCTGCGCCGGGTGATCACCAACCTGATTGGCAATGCCATTAAGTTCACCGACACCGGCAGCATCACCGTCACGGTGGGTACCGCAACGGATCTGCCGCCCGAGGTAGACGTACCCGACCAGCACCGCGATGGCGCAGCCTCTCCTCTGGAGAATCGCCCCTGGGTCTGGCTGTCGGTGGCCGATACCGGCATTGGCATTCCCGCCGACGAGCAGGCGGGAGTCTTTGAGTGGTTTCGCCAGGGCAACCACGCCCGCGCGGGCCATGGCCTGGGCCTGCACCTCTCCCAGCGCATCGCCAGACTCCACGGCGGCATCATTGCCCTTTCCTCCGCAGTCGGCCGGGGCAGCTGTTTTACCCTGTACCTGCCCCAGATTGACCTGCCGGGGTAA
- a CDS encoding Crp/Fnr family transcriptional regulator — MQSSPRSDNARPFLTWQRITDWAHAHYRARTFNKDERIPARSGLLYLVERGSVRLVGTAQGADSAPDLASPDLARSDLDDSGDDDTANGAGVGLSEEAFLGFVGAGQPFEIVAQSPFMLQSFAHVDQTTVIWLYWSDLDNWPHFRREVLDAFRYQHQRKLLWLSTLGQRRTIDRLLGFLTLLIEEFGEPCESGYYLPWSLTHAQIGSAIGSTRVTVTRLMGKLRQRKLIHIYRDGLIAIPASPTASREA, encoded by the coding sequence ATGCAATCATCCCCTCGCTCCGACAATGCCCGACCGTTTTTGACCTGGCAACGCATTACCGACTGGGCCCACGCCCACTATCGGGCCAGAACCTTCAACAAAGACGAGCGCATCCCCGCCCGGTCGGGGCTGCTCTACTTGGTTGAGCGAGGCTCCGTGCGCCTGGTGGGCACAGCCCAGGGGGCCGACTCGGCTCCTGATCTGGCCAGCCCAGACCTGGCCAGATCAGATCTAGACGACTCCGGCGATGACGATACCGCCAACGGAGCCGGGGTCGGCCTGAGCGAAGAGGCATTTCTGGGGTTTGTCGGGGCCGGTCAGCCCTTTGAGATTGTCGCCCAGTCGCCCTTTATGCTGCAAAGTTTTGCCCATGTCGATCAAACCACCGTGATCTGGCTGTACTGGAGCGATCTCGACAACTGGCCCCACTTTCGGCGAGAGGTTCTCGACGCCTTCCGCTATCAGCACCAGCGCAAGCTGCTCTGGTTGAGCACCCTCGGTCAGCGGCGTACCATCGATCGCCTGCTCGGCTTTCTCACCCTGCTGATCGAAGAATTTGGCGAGCCCTGCGAGTCGGGTTATTATCTGCCCTGGTCGCTCACCCACGCTCAGATCGGCAGCGCCATTGGCTCCACTCGGGTGACGGTGACCCGCCTGATGGGCAAACTGCGCCAGCGCAAACTGATTCATATCTACAGAGACGGCCTGATTGCGATTCCTGCCAGCCCAACCGCGAGCCGCGAGGCCTAG
- a CDS encoding alpha/beta fold hydrolase has protein sequence MATITVFGVPHHYQLTPEGKGPTLVFIHGWLLSHRYWQPIVDALSVDHPCLTYDLRGFGESRYQLDRYLPGMPAVAQAWGASTSAYGLGAYARDLAALLEQLDLGPVWLVGHSLGGSIALWTAHCYPQQVQGVVCLNAGGGIYLDREFQQFRQAGRYIVGWRQPWLAQLPLLPLLLTRMMVHRPLAYRWGRDRCLDLLQAHPEAARGTLLDSTTETEVHLLPRLVASLRQPVYFIAGRQDQVMNPRYVRHLAGYLQGDRPDKTAIIEIDNCGHLSMLEQPEAVTQAIRDILKAPLLQPERS, from the coding sequence ATGGCCACGATCACAGTCTTTGGCGTTCCCCACCACTATCAGCTCACCCCTGAGGGCAAAGGCCCAACCCTAGTTTTTATCCACGGCTGGCTGCTGAGCCACCGGTACTGGCAGCCCATAGTTGACGCTCTCAGCGTCGATCACCCTTGCCTTACCTACGATCTGCGGGGCTTCGGCGAATCGCGCTACCAGCTCGATCGCTACCTTCCGGGGATGCCCGCCGTTGCCCAAGCCTGGGGAGCTTCCACCTCCGCCTACGGCCTGGGAGCCTATGCCCGCGACCTGGCGGCGCTGCTGGAGCAGCTCGACCTGGGCCCGGTGTGGCTGGTGGGCCATTCCCTGGGCGGCAGCATAGCGCTGTGGACAGCCCACTGTTATCCCCAGCAGGTGCAGGGGGTCGTGTGCCTCAACGCGGGCGGCGGCATCTACCTCGACCGGGAGTTTCAGCAGTTTCGCCAGGCGGGGCGGTATATTGTGGGCTGGCGGCAGCCCTGGCTGGCTCAGCTGCCGCTGCTGCCGCTGCTGCTCACCCGGATGATGGTGCACCGGCCTTTGGCCTACCGCTGGGGCCGCGATCGCTGTCTCGATCTGCTGCAGGCCCATCCCGAGGCGGCCCGGGGCACCCTGCTAGACTCAACGACTGAAACCGAAGTGCATCTACTGCCCAGGTTGGTGGCCTCGCTCCGCCAGCCGGTGTACTTTATTGCCGGTCGCCAAGACCAGGTGATGAATCCGCGCTACGTGCGCCATCTGGCAGGGTATCTCCAGGGCGATCGCCCCGACAAGACTGCCATTATTGAGATTGACAACTGCGGTCATCTATCGATGCTAGAACAGCCCGAGGCCGTCACCCAGGCCATACGAGACATTCTCAAGGCTCCTCTGCTTCAGCCTGAAAGGAGCTGA
- a CDS encoding adenylate/guanylate cyclase domain-containing protein, whose translation MTFHSPSQATSRGGGPHRLSIQAVLDQVVSQEAHRNELQLSYVRAGVLLISLLLDAAVFLFPRLLGKDYVPPTVLIISLCANLFALGLVIILRQGLSMEALHRWQLIIPLFDNLLLWAFITNIWRVLGATQPLILTNVVAFCSLVAVSGGLRLSRRSALLTSLLALVNFGYAAVLFQLNLALALFAGITVLGTGYLGMRMAVIVRRHVKNESGRVLMAQFLPKTIVEAAFETPLELLQQSQKRDVTVVVTDLREFTHFAEALEPQAVLDFLNRYQGLLATIVERHGGWVDKFMGDGMLAVFGASDPLENHARSALTAATAMVREVPQISPLAMGIGLHSGPVVSGCLGTSGRLEFTVIGDTVNVAARLEALTKTLGYSVLVSETTQQRAGPWPLQSVGHHPLRGRTQALELFTLV comes from the coding sequence ATGACCTTTCACTCCCCCTCCCAGGCGACCTCCCGCGGCGGTGGGCCCCATCGCCTCAGCATTCAGGCCGTCCTCGATCAGGTGGTGTCCCAGGAGGCCCACCGCAATGAGCTACAGCTGTCCTACGTACGAGCGGGGGTGTTGCTGATCTCCCTGCTGCTCGACGCAGCGGTGTTTTTATTTCCCCGGCTGCTGGGCAAAGACTACGTGCCGCCCACGGTGCTGATTATTAGCCTCTGCGCCAACCTGTTTGCCCTGGGGTTAGTGATCATCTTACGCCAGGGCCTGTCGATGGAGGCGCTGCATCGCTGGCAGTTGATCATTCCCCTATTCGACAACCTGCTGCTGTGGGCGTTTATCACCAATATCTGGCGCGTGCTGGGGGCTACTCAACCGCTAATTTTGACCAACGTAGTCGCCTTTTGCAGCCTGGTGGCGGTCTCGGGAGGGCTGCGCCTCAGTCGGCGATCGGCGCTGCTCACCTCGCTGCTGGCCCTGGTGAACTTTGGCTACGCGGCAGTGCTCTTTCAGCTCAACCTGGCCCTGGCCCTGTTTGCTGGCATCACGGTGTTGGGCACCGGCTACCTGGGCATGCGCATGGCGGTGATTGTCCGTCGCCACGTCAAAAACGAGTCGGGGCGCGTGCTGATGGCGCAGTTTTTGCCCAAAACTATCGTTGAAGCCGCCTTTGAAACTCCTCTAGAGCTGCTCCAGCAGTCCCAAAAGCGCGACGTCACGGTGGTAGTCACCGACCTGCGGGAGTTTACCCACTTTGCCGAGGCGCTAGAGCCCCAGGCCGTCCTAGACTTTCTCAACCGCTATCAGGGGCTGCTGGCCACTATTGTTGAGCGCCACGGCGGCTGGGTGGACAAATTTATGGGCGACGGCATGCTAGCCGTCTTTGGTGCCTCCGACCCGCTCGAAAACCACGCCCGCAGCGCCCTGACCGCCGCCACCGCCATGGTGCGCGAAGTGCCGCAGATCTCGCCTCTGGCCATGGGGATAGGATTGCATTCCGGCCCGGTGGTCTCAGGCTGTTTGGGCACCAGCGGTCGGCTTGAGTTTACGGTGATTGGCGATACGGTGAATGTGGCGGCTCGCCTCGAAGCGCTGACTAAGACTCTGGGGTACAGCGTGCTGGTCAGCGAAACCACTCAACAGCGAGCGGGCCCCTGGCCCTTGCAGTCGGTGGGGCACCACCCCCTGCGCGGACGCACCCAGGCGCTAGAGCTGTTTACCCTGGTTTGA
- a CDS encoding NIL domain-containing protein — protein sequence MKKRVKLIFPKRSVHMPITYRLAKDFNIAANIIRAQVAPNQVGTLVVELSGDIDQLNDAIDWLEVQDIEVSSASGEIVVDEDLCVHCGLCTGVCPTRALTLDGETYRLTFARSRCIVCEQCVPTCPVQAISTNL from the coding sequence ATGAAAAAACGGGTTAAGCTGATTTTCCCCAAGCGATCGGTGCACATGCCGATCACCTACCGCCTGGCCAAAGACTTCAACATTGCCGCCAACATCATTCGTGCCCAGGTGGCCCCCAACCAGGTGGGCACCCTGGTAGTGGAGCTGTCGGGCGACATCGACCAGCTCAACGACGCCATCGACTGGCTAGAGGTGCAGGATATTGAGGTGTCGAGCGCCAGCGGCGAAATCGTCGTAGACGAAGATCTCTGCGTGCACTGCGGCCTCTGCACCGGGGTGTGCCCCACCCGCGCCCTCACCCTCGACGGCGAGACCTACCGGCTGACCTTTGCGCGATCGCGCTGCATTGTCTGTGAGCAGTGCGTACCCACCTGCCCCGTGCAGGCCATCTCTACCAATCTGTAA
- a CDS encoding thioredoxin family protein, translating into MPDSPSPTASPASRVRNLVVAIAAAGLAVAMVLGIRTQATTASLSELATSAVPYEVAQSNGKPTLLEFYANWCTSCQAMAGDMAELRQGYGDRVNFVMLNIDNNKWLPEMLAYRVEGIPHFVYLGADAHPVATAVGEQPRQILSDNLEALIAQAPLPHQQTFGRASEVEGDFLSRQSAVNDDPRAHGSAVVN; encoded by the coding sequence ATGCCAGACTCCCCCAGCCCCACGGCATCCCCCGCTAGCCGCGTTCGCAATCTAGTGGTCGCGATCGCGGCCGCTGGACTGGCCGTAGCAATGGTCTTGGGCATTCGCACCCAGGCGACTACGGCATCGCTGAGCGAACTGGCCACCAGCGCCGTGCCCTACGAGGTGGCCCAATCCAACGGCAAGCCTACCCTGCTGGAGTTTTACGCCAACTGGTGCACCAGCTGTCAGGCCATGGCGGGCGACATGGCCGAGCTGCGCCAGGGGTACGGCGATCGCGTCAACTTTGTCATGCTCAACATCGACAACAACAAGTGGCTGCCTGAAATGCTGGCCTATCGCGTTGAGGGCATTCCCCACTTTGTCTACCTGGGGGCCGACGCCCACCCCGTGGCCACCGCCGTTGGCGAACAGCCCCGACAGATTCTCAGCGACAACCTAGAAGCCCTGATCGCCCAGGCCCCCCTGCCCCACCAGCAGACCTTTGGCCGCGCTTCAGAGGTGGAGGGCGATTTTCTGTCGCGGCAGAGCGCCGTCAATGACGACCCCCGCGCCCACGGCAGTGCGGTAGTGAATTGA
- the ald gene encoding alanine dehydrogenase translates to MRIGLPKEIKDQEFRVGLTPAAVQSLCQRGHQVMVQTEAGAGSGFEDSDYKAAGATLVADAATAWGQDLVVKVKEPQPSEYGYFRPDLILFTYLHLAAERSLTEALMASGMEAIAYETVTAADGRLPLLTPMSVIAGRLSVQFGARYLERQQGGRGVLLGGLPGVAPGTVVILGGGVVGTEAAKMAVGLGARVQIVDLNVDRLAYLETLFGSRVELLYSSSAQIAASVPQADLLIGAVLVPGRKAPTLVSKALVGQMRPGSVIIDVAVDQGGCIETLRPTSHSQPTYVEQGVVHFGVPNMPGAVPWTATQALNNATLPYVLKLASQGVDALATDSGLAAGLNVSAGQIVHPAVRGCFPTWPSSLARCWRRCEQPA, encoded by the coding sequence ATGCGCATCGGGCTACCCAAGGAAATCAAAGACCAGGAGTTTCGTGTCGGGCTCACCCCGGCGGCGGTGCAGAGCCTCTGCCAGCGGGGGCATCAGGTGATGGTTCAGACGGAAGCTGGAGCCGGTTCGGGCTTTGAGGACAGCGACTACAAAGCCGCCGGAGCCACCCTCGTGGCCGATGCCGCCACCGCCTGGGGCCAAGACTTGGTGGTCAAGGTAAAAGAACCCCAGCCGTCCGAGTACGGCTACTTTCGCCCCGACCTCATCCTGTTTACCTACCTGCACCTGGCCGCCGAGCGATCGCTCACTGAGGCGCTAATGGCCAGCGGCATGGAGGCGATCGCCTACGAGACCGTCACCGCCGCCGACGGCAGATTGCCCCTGCTCACCCCCATGAGCGTGATTGCCGGACGGCTCTCGGTGCAGTTTGGGGCTCGCTATCTAGAGCGCCAGCAGGGGGGGCGGGGCGTGCTGCTGGGCGGCCTGCCCGGCGTGGCCCCCGGCACCGTGGTGATTTTGGGCGGCGGCGTAGTCGGCACCGAGGCGGCCAAAATGGCGGTGGGCCTGGGGGCCAGGGTGCAGATTGTCGATCTCAACGTCGATCGCCTGGCCTATCTCGAAACCCTATTTGGCTCCCGCGTCGAGCTGCTCTACAGCAGTTCTGCTCAAATTGCCGCCTCGGTGCCCCAGGCCGATCTGCTGATTGGCGCGGTGCTGGTGCCCGGCCGCAAGGCCCCCACCCTGGTCTCGAAGGCGCTGGTGGGGCAGATGCGCCCCGGCTCAGTCATTATCGATGTCGCCGTAGATCAGGGGGGCTGCATTGAGACCCTGCGCCCCACCTCCCACAGCCAGCCCACCTACGTCGAGCAGGGGGTGGTGCACTTTGGGGTGCCCAACATGCCCGGTGCCGTGCCCTGGACGGCCACCCAGGCGCTCAACAACGCCACCCTGCCCTACGTGCTCAAGCTGGCGAGTCAGGGTGTGGATGCCCTGGCCACCGACAGCGGTTTGGCCGCAGGGCTCAATGTATCGGCAGGGCAGATTGTCCATCCGGCAGTGCGAGGGTGTTTCCCGACCTGGCCGAGCAGTCTAGCGAGGTGTTGGCGGCGGTGTGAACAGCCTGCCTAG
- a CDS encoding phosphoketolase: MTVASTQSIPAFCEGIQYFGERLPEFAAFGQTAAIASGQTAISSPSDPVAVYQTLLAADGLRYLTLQVTASKESGHPGGFASIAEAIASLVMLGHKNIITEVGHHAPGFYSNVFLDRSLEDMGIETVQQLCDRFRETHGLLGHLSGQIPGLLNPAGPLGQGQHFAMAGAKLHPGVLFPVTIGDGGLGEPYIMSSFGHFNTAYPSVTNFLPILVWNGYSQEHHSMVSTKTNQAMIDYWRGNGFQEVVLVDAKDFDDTDQPGDYVDSTAFSFPQRFAFTQAVLEATDKAAKLALGGTLTVLIVKQLKGAGVHKRGAQSHNLYPGDSLQRDYIVSALAARALHPDAWALVRTNYERAMGGPGAKTAVTESVLPLADLGTLPLNEFPVGGDKQVATTAMGALVGYVGQQDAQFVVTNADGNAASGINNINQALKIIHPTSDATYFQQPQGQVYEPLSEDACAGFAAAQALFGARTLWCSYESFAINGLPIWQTVTQAMAELRRPTPSTIALFTAGALEQGRNGWTHQRPEVENYFAGMMRNGNVYALFPTDANSIQVCYDWALTTRNKGITITASKSPLPVRTTFEQTRRALAEGAVTLASTPGDKTVVFAVIGDMTLIPVFEAAEQLAASGIGSRIVSVVNPRQLYRPTDVAWDMCSEPDSSFLDDGGFDRLFGGDVVIGVTGGSSAMLEPIMLRSTAPRDTFCWRRGETTASAGQIMALNGLTAHNFVARAAALLG; encoded by the coding sequence ATGACGGTGGCCAGCACGCAATCAATTCCGGCGTTTTGTGAGGGTATTCAGTACTTTGGAGAACGGCTGCCCGAATTTGCCGCCTTCGGCCAGACGGCGGCGATCGCCTCAGGGCAAACCGCCATCTCGTCCCCCAGCGACCCGGTGGCCGTCTACCAAACCCTGCTGGCTGCCGATGGGCTGCGCTACCTCACCCTGCAAGTCACCGCCAGCAAAGAGTCGGGCCACCCCGGCGGTTTTGCCAGCATTGCCGAGGCGATCGCATCGCTGGTCATGCTGGGCCACAAAAACATCATTACCGAAGTTGGCCACCACGCCCCCGGTTTCTACAGCAACGTGTTTTTAGACCGCTCGCTGGAGGATATGGGCATTGAGACCGTGCAGCAGCTGTGCGATCGCTTCCGCGAAACCCACGGCCTGCTGGGTCACCTGTCGGGCCAAATTCCCGGACTGCTCAACCCCGCTGGCCCCCTCGGCCAGGGCCAGCACTTTGCCATGGCGGGGGCCAAACTGCACCCCGGCGTCCTGTTCCCCGTCACCATCGGCGACGGCGGTCTGGGCGAGCCCTACATCATGAGCAGCTTTGGCCACTTCAACACCGCCTACCCCAGCGTCACCAACTTCCTGCCCATTCTGGTGTGGAACGGCTACAGCCAGGAGCACCACAGTATGGTCTCCACCAAGACCAACCAGGCCATGATCGACTACTGGCGCGGCAACGGCTTCCAGGAGGTGGTGCTGGTCGATGCCAAAGACTTTGACGATACCGATCAGCCCGGCGACTACGTAGACAGCACCGCCTTCTCCTTTCCCCAGCGGTTTGCCTTTACCCAGGCGGTGCTCGAGGCCACCGACAAGGCCGCCAAGCTCGCCCTGGGCGGCACCCTCACCGTGCTGATCGTCAAGCAGCTCAAGGGGGCAGGCGTTCACAAGCGCGGTGCCCAATCCCACAACCTCTATCCCGGCGACTCCCTCCAGCGCGACTACATCGTCAGCGCTCTTGCCGCCCGCGCCCTCCATCCCGACGCCTGGGCTCTGGTGCGCACCAACTACGAGCGCGCCATGGGCGGCCCTGGGGCCAAAACAGCCGTGACAGAATCGGTGCTGCCCCTGGCCGATCTGGGCACCCTGCCCCTCAACGAATTTCCCGTGGGCGGCGACAAGCAGGTGGCCACCACCGCCATGGGGGCTCTGGTGGGCTACGTCGGCCAGCAGGACGCGCAATTTGTAGTGACTAACGCCGACGGCAACGCCGCCTCCGGCATCAACAACATCAACCAGGCGCTCAAGATCATTCACCCCACCTCCGACGCCACCTACTTCCAGCAGCCCCAGGGCCAGGTGTACGAGCCCCTCAGCGAAGACGCCTGCGCTGGATTCGCCGCCGCCCAGGCCCTGTTTGGTGCTCGCACTCTCTGGTGCTCCTACGAGTCCTTTGCCATCAATGGCCTGCCCATCTGGCAGACCGTCACCCAGGCCATGGCCGAGCTGCGCCGCCCTACCCCCTCTACCATTGCCCTATTTACCGCTGGGGCCCTGGAGCAGGGCCGCAACGGCTGGACACACCAGCGCCCCGAAGTCGAAAACTACTTCGCAGGCATGATGCGCAACGGCAATGTATACGCGCTCTTTCCCACCGACGCCAACAGCATTCAGGTGTGCTACGACTGGGCCTTGACCACCCGCAACAAGGGCATCACCATCACCGCCAGCAAGTCACCACTGCCGGTTCGCACTACCTTTGAGCAAACCCGCCGCGCCCTGGCTGAAGGAGCCGTCACCCTGGCCAGCACCCCCGGCGACAAAACCGTTGTGTTTGCCGTCATTGGCGACATGACGTTGATACCCGTCTTTGAGGCCGCCGAGCAGCTGGCAGCCAGCGGCATCGGCAGCCGCATTGTGTCGGTGGTCAACCCGCGCCAGCTCTATCGCCCCACCGATGTCGCCTGGGATATGTGCTCTGAACCCGACAGCAGTTTCCTCGACGATGGCGGGTTTGACCGCCTGTTTGGCGGCGACGTAGTGATCGGGGTGACCGGGGGCTCCAGCGCCATGCTAGAGCCCATCATGCTGCGCAGCACCGCTCCCCGCGACACCTTCTGCTGGCGGCGCGGCGAAACCACCGCCAGTGCCGGGCAAATTATGGCGCTCAACGGGCTGACGGCCCATAACTTTGTGGCCAGAGCTGCGGCACTGCTGGGCTAG
- a CDS encoding Tic22 family protein: protein MRQLFASLLRPLPLLTALVSGSLLGGGLVMPSPAEALGEEAIVDKLEQVPVFVILNSDGQPLTAAAEVDDQEVKVPVVFIDGEAAEEFLLRAREEDPSAQVALVDLGTLYQETVLNDAEQVPLLYLPIGNELETAVRLQSNFQGVPLFIARQGADGPYLTINQDGQASLPMFFSRNDLQTLLDRYQQTNADAADDVVVQVLSLEWLLSMMASNNDPELDAQLQQVRLFPSTEVLNYIRAQDAESN from the coding sequence ATGAGACAGCTGTTTGCCTCCCTTCTGCGACCTCTCCCCCTGCTGACGGCCCTGGTCAGCGGCAGTTTGCTGGGCGGCGGCCTAGTGATGCCTTCGCCCGCCGAAGCCCTAGGTGAAGAGGCCATTGTCGATAAGCTTGAGCAAGTGCCGGTCTTTGTCATCTTAAACTCAGACGGCCAGCCCCTGACCGCCGCCGCCGAGGTTGACGACCAAGAGGTCAAGGTACCCGTTGTATTTATCGATGGCGAGGCCGCCGAAGAGTTTTTGCTCCGCGCCCGTGAAGAAGACCCCAGTGCCCAGGTGGCCCTGGTAGATCTCGGCACGCTCTACCAGGAAACGGTGCTCAACGATGCTGAGCAGGTGCCGCTGCTGTACCTACCCATTGGCAACGAACTGGAAACCGCTGTACGGCTCCAGTCTAATTTTCAGGGAGTGCCTCTGTTCATTGCCCGCCAGGGTGCCGATGGACCCTACTTAACCATCAATCAGGATGGTCAGGCCTCTCTACCGATGTTTTTCTCGCGTAACGACTTGCAGACGCTGCTCGATCGCTACCAACAGACTAACGCCGATGCCGCCGACGACGTGGTAGTACAGGTGCTCTCCTTAGAATGGCTACTGTCTATGATGGCCAGCAACAACGATCCGGAGCTTGACGCCCAACTTCAGCAGGTGCGGCTCTTTCCCTCCACGGAGGTGCTCAACTACATTCGAGCACAGGATGCGGAATCTAACTAG
- a CDS encoding DUF4332 domain-containing protein — MATSAYPLEQLPGLSQAHAQGLARLGITSTAHLRRYGATVDHRQTLAKKMQVPLRYVTKWVILADLARVPAVGCQFNGLLLHAGIMSVAQLASCSSQQLFTQLRRLHVATLQRNDLCPTADQVNLWINQAKALSRGV; from the coding sequence ATGGCTACCTCAGCCTATCCCCTCGAACAGCTGCCCGGGCTGAGTCAGGCTCACGCCCAGGGTCTGGCCCGTCTGGGCATTACCAGTACCGCTCACCTGCGCCGCTACGGGGCCACGGTAGATCATCGCCAAACCCTGGCCAAAAAAATGCAGGTGCCCCTGCGCTACGTCACCAAGTGGGTCATTTTAGCCGACCTGGCCCGGGTGCCAGCGGTGGGCTGCCAGTTTAACGGACTGCTGCTGCACGCAGGCATTATGTCGGTGGCGCAGCTGGCGAGCTGCTCCTCCCAACAGCTGTTTACCCAGCTGCGGCGACTGCACGTTGCTACCCTGCAACGCAACGACCTCTGCCCCACCGCCGATCAGGTCAACCTGTGGATTAACCAGGCCAAGGCCCTCAGCCGAGGCGTCTAG